Below is a genomic region from Syngnathoides biaculeatus isolate LvHL_M chromosome 5, ASM1980259v1, whole genome shotgun sequence.
GCTAACTATCccaagctatctttgggcaagaggcggggtacaccctgaactggtcgccagtcaatcgcataAAAGAACTTAAATattacctttgtgaggataagcagcttagaaaatggatggatggaacaaaaaaaatccaagacaaAATATGTTTGTGTAACCACCAGAAATGTGGTTTGAATTAATCAAGAGAAGAGCATTCAGAGGCAATAAATTAACGcacgaacaaacaaacaaactaacaaataaataaacagataaatacataaataacttTAATGAAAAATCATATTTTCCCCCACAACTTTTCCCCATTAAATATGCTGTTtgaattcaaataaattaagaCAATAAAGTCTACAATTATATGTCTATTTTCACACTACTATAAATGTGCTTTAAATGCCAATCAAATAAaggttaataaaataaaataaaataattggagTCAGTGGTGAGCAACAATTTGAAGCATAAGATTAGGAAATTGACTTTTGACCGATGCACAGTGAACCCGCCATCGGGTGGCAGTATTGGCCCGCGTCTTTGTTAAACTTTGTTTGAGCACAGGAAACAGAAGCGGAGGCCATTCATGGAGATTTCAGGACGCAAGTGGCCACAAATGGAGGCTTCTTCTAGGAAGAGGGAAGTAAGTGGTACGCTGAAACAATTCAGGAGAAAAGGCTGGTGGCCAGTGTTGGGAAAGATGCGGACAAAAAGGGGAGAAAAgcagagcaagaagaagaagaagtattaGCTGTGGATCATTTTGACGGTGTCCGTCTCCCGGTGTTGCTCATGCAACATGGAaggaagcggcggcggcggggtgaGGGGCATCAGGCCCTTCAGAGGATGGGTGGACACGGGCGGCGGCAGGGAAGAAACGGGTGGCAGGGGGATAGGCAGCGGGGCCGCCTTCTTCCCCCTCGGGGTGGCGTCCTTAACTGTGGCAAAATCGTGCTCGTTGTCCGAGCTGCAGTCACTCAGGTCGGTGATTTCCAAATCAGAGTCTGACTCGGCGTCCCGCTTGACGCTTCCCCGCCTCTCCGTGGGGCTCTGGCGCCCAGGGCCCAGGATCGGAGGCGTGGCCCGGGGACGCTCCCCGCCCACCAGGGAGTTGCCCAGGCCCAGCGACAGACTCCCCGGATAGGACGGCGCGCTCGGTCGGCCGGGTTGCCCCCCCGGCGCCCCGTTGGTACCGTCGGCTCCTCCCCTCTCGGCCTCCCCGTGCGGCAGCAGAGTGGAGAACGGGTGGGACAGCTGAGAGAGGCTGCCGGGCAAGGGGCTGGGATAGAACTGGGAGGGGTAGAGGGAACCGGGTGGGAGTTTGGGGCAATTGTTGAGGGAGAAGGCCCCTGGGAGGTAGGGGTTGAAGCCCCACGGGTAGTCGAAGGGTGGGCTGCGGGGGTACGCTCCCAGGAGGGATGGAGGTTTGGTGTAGCAGGGGCCACCTAGTGCAGAGGATGACACAGAGGTTTAATGCTCTGAATGCTTCCTATCTACAAAATGGAGGACATGGGGACTG
It encodes:
- the erfl1 gene encoding ETS domain-containing transcription factor ERF-like isoform X4, which gives rise to MDCNCVSDLLLPPVPALWTPGFAFPDWAYKPESSPGSRQIQLWHFILELLQKEEYQGVIAWQGDYGEFVIKDPDEVARLWGIRKCKPHMNYDKLSRALRYYYNKRILHKTKGKRFTYKFNFSKVVLVNYPILDMANSPFFLAQNHFNGGSTAPDCTPETIQSLFPRLPDSGRTSSLFDRGSTAPGPEGDKLRLDTFPFLSSGGPCYTKPPSLLGAYPRSPPFDYPWGFNPYLPGAFSLNNCPKLPPGSLYPSQFYPSPLPGSLSQLSHPFSTLLPHGEAERGGADGTNGAPGGQPGRPSAPSYPGSLSLGLGNSLVGGERPRATPPILGPGRQSPTERRGSVKRDAESDSDLEITDLSDCSSDNEHDFATVKDATPRGKKAAPLPIPLPPVSSLPPPVSTHPLKGLMPLTPPPPLPSMLHEQHRETDTVKMIHS